The Salvelinus sp. IW2-2015 linkage group LG31, ASM291031v2, whole genome shotgun sequence genome window below encodes:
- the LOC111955874 gene encoding cylicin-2-like, translating to MKEEATMSEEGATMLEKGATASEEGATASEEGATASEEGATASEEGATASEEEAMDATGTGSEEESGEALSNGSPIPPKRGRPKGSGSKKLKILRVLDKRPMGRPRKVIDPNAVSAETTAPLKRGRPKKVQKKKKMGRPRKNLLSPEEEEERKILKSQPKGPRVWKPLGRPRIHPRVDPPATPTSPEPRVRGRPRKAITGRGAHLRKNPPPTSKVSKPPAKDDSPRKSGRPLGSFKAKRAAEEDRSNSAPSAKQGCTVSPIVRLYRCSNGKANVLDEAAFQAQRQRGRRKSVKVDYTTYDSEEENEDAERSEDEVFSSVEDDEEEEIKPRDGRGKASNPGKVAAAIKKKVVVVPKRQGRKPCSIKKVK from the coding sequence TCGGAAGAAGGGGCAACGGCGTcggaagaaggtgcaacagcgtcgGAAGAAGAGGCGATGGATGCCACTGGTACTGGTAGTGAAGAGGAGTCAGGTGAAGCCTTGTCTAATGGCAGCCCCATACCACCTAAGAGGGGTAGGCCCAAAGGATCAGGCTCCAAGAAACTTAAGATACTGAGGGTGCTAGACAAGCGGCCAATGGGCAGGCCACGTAAAGTGATTGACCCTAATGCTGTTTCAGCAGAGACAACTGCACCTTTGAAGCGTGGCCGGCCCAAAAaagttcaaaaaaaaaaaaaaatgggtagGCCGAGGAAGAACCTGCTGTCacccgaggaggaagaggagagaaagatactGAAAAGCCAACCTAAGGGACCTAGAGTGTGGAAGCCGCTCGGAAGGCCGCGCATCCATCCCCGCGTGGATCCCCCCGCCACACCCACCTCTCCCGAGCCACGGGTAAGAGGCCGTCCACGCAAGGCAATAACAGGTAGAGGTGCCCACTTACGGAAGAACCCACCTCCAACTTCTAAAGTTTCAAAGCCCCCCGCTAAAGATGATTCTCCGCGAAAGAGCGGCCGCCCCTTAGGCTCCTTCAAAGCCAagagagcagcagaggaggaTAGGTCCAACAGTGCACCCTCAGCCAAACAGGGGTGCACTGTTTCTCCAATAGTAAGGCTTTACCGCTGCTCCAACGGTAAAGCAAATGTGTTAGATGAAGCTGCCTTCCAAGCCCAGAGGCAAAGAGGCAGGAGAAAGTCTGTGAAAGTTGATTATACAACTTATGATTCAGAGGAGGAAAATGAAGATGCAGAGAGAAGTGAGGATGAAGTCTTTTCTTCAGTAGAAGATGACGAAGAAGAGGAAATAAAACCACGTGATGGTCGTGGCAAGGCTAGTAACCCTGGTAAGGTAGCGGCAGCCATTAAGAAAAAAGTAGTGGTTGTTCCCAAGAGGCAGGGCAGAAAGCCTTGCTCTATCAAAAAGGTCAAGTAA